The Pseudarthrobacter defluvii DNA window AGTCGATCCTTTGCTTCAGGTGCTTGGCCGGCAGGTGCAGGAACAGGAACACCACCACCAGGGCGGCGAGGCCGATGGGGACGTTGATGAAGAAGACCCAGCGCCAGCCGTCGAAACCCAGGATGTTGGCAGAGCCGGCGAAGGCCCCGCCCACCACCGGGCCCAGGACCGAGGAGATGCCGAAGACGGACATGAAGTAGCCCTGGTATTTGGCCCTGTCCTTCAGGGAGACGATGTCGCCGATGATGGTCAGCGCCAGGGCCAGCAGGCCGCCGGCCCCGAGGCCCTGGATGCCGCGGGCCACGGCAAGCTCGGTCATCGAGTGCACGGACCCGGCGTAGACCGAGCCGACCAGGAAGACGACGATCGCGGTCAGGTAGAGCGGACGGCGGCCGAAGATGTCGCTCAGCTTGCCGTACAGCGGGGTGCTGACGGTGGAGGTGATCAGGTACGCGGTGGTGGCCCATGCCTGCAGGGAGAGCCCGTCCAGGTCGTTGGCGATGGTGTAGATGGATGTGGAGACGATGGTCTGGTCAAGGGATGCCAGGAACATGCCCAGCATCAGGCCCACCATCACGGTGACGATCTGGCGTTGCGTCAGGGTTTCTCCGGCGCCGGGCGCGGCAGAGGCTTTGGACATGGGTGCTCCAAGGGGAAAAGGAAAAGTAAGCAGCGATAGTTGCTTTCAGTAACTATCTTACTGGTTACTTCCATTCCCTGTCCTGCGGAGTCTTCCCCTAAGGCTCCACGAGGATGCCGTCCGGATCGCACCAGACGGTGGCTCCGGGACGGAAGGTCACGCCGTCGATCACTACATCCACGTCCACCTCGCCGGCGCCCGCCTTCAGGCTCTTCTTCGGGTTGCTGCCCAGGGCCTTGACGCCCAGGTCCAGCTGGGCGACGGCGGCCCGGTCGCGGATCGCGCCATTGATGACGACGCCGGCCCAGCCGTTCGCCACGGCGCTTTCGGCGATCATGTCCCCCATCAGCGCCGTGCCCAGCGAGCCGCCGCCGTCCACCACCAGTACCGCCCCGTTCCCGGGTGAGCCGAGCGTGGACTTCACCAGGGCGTTGTCCTGGAAGCAGCGGATGGTCCGAACTGGACCGCTGAAGTGGGTGCGGCCGCCCAGGGATTGGAACTGCAGGGAGACGGACGCCAGTTCGTCACCGCGCTCGTCGTAGAGGTCCGCTGTGTTAACCGCGGTGCCTTCTGCCGGGATGGGTGCGCTCATCTGGTTCTCCTTTTTACTTGGGCAACTTATGCACAGGCCGACAGATGCACGGGCGGCGAGTTACGGCCCACGATAGTCTGATCGCAACGCCAACCGGCCGCACCAGGGGGGAGCCAAACCAATGAGCCTGTCCAACACGCCGGTCCCACCGGACCTTCCGCGGGCCACGACGGCGGCGCTCGCCGAACCGATGCAGAAGGTCACCGCGCGCTGGGTCACCGGTCTGGTGTTGGTCAATGTTGGCATCAACGCCGCGTTCTTCGGACCCATCAACATTTTTATCGCGCAGCAGGCCACTGGCATCGACGAAGCCAACAAGGAAGCCATCGCCTCCCTCGTACTTGGGTGCGGAGCCGCCGTATCCCTGGTTGCCAATCCGCTCTTCGGCGCGCTGTCCGACCGGACGGTCTCGGGTTTCGGCCGGCGTTCACCCTGGGTCCTGGCCGGTGCCATCCTGGCCGCGGCAGCGTTGCTGGCATTGTCCGGGGCCACGGCCGTTGCCCTGATGGTGCTGTTCTGGTGCCTGGTCCAGCTGGGTGCCAACGCGGCCTACGCGGCCATCACCGCCGCCATTCCGGACCGCGTGCCGGTGCTGCAGCGCGGCGGCGTGGGGGGACTGGCGGCCCTGGGCCAGACGGCTGGCATCCTCCTCGGCGCGGTCTTCGGGGCGGTGGTTTCCGGGAACTTCATGGTGGGATACACGCTGTGTGCGGCCGCCCTGCTGTTCTCCGTGCTGCCGTACCTGTTCCACCGGAATGACCCGCCGCTGCCCAGGGAACTGCGCCCGCCGTTCGCGTGGGGCCATTTCCTCCGCGGCTTCTGGATCAGCCCGGTCCGCCACCCGGACTTCGCGTGGGCGTGGCTCACCCGCTTCCTGGTCAACGTCTGCAACCAGCTGACCATTGTGTACCTGATCTTCTTCCTCACGGACGTCATCAAGCATGAGAACCCGGCGCTGGGGGTCCTCACCCTGACCGGCATTTATGCGGTGTTGGTGATGATTACTGCGGTGGTCGCGGGGCCCTGGAGCGACCGGGTGGGCAAGCGCAAGCCATTCGTGATCGCCTCCTCCGCCATGATCGCCATGGCAGGGCTCACCATGGCACTTTTCCCCGTATGGACCGGCGCCCTGATTGGGGCCGGCATCCTGGGCATCGGCTACGGCGCCTACCAGGCCGTTGACTTCGCCCTGCTGACGCAGGTGCTCCCGCAGGCCGCGGACCGTGGCAAGGATATGGGGGTCATCAACGTGGCCGCCTCGTTGCCGCAGGTGTTCGCGACGGGCCTGGCTTTCCTCGCGGTGACGAAATTCGGCGGGTACGGGACCCTGTTCACCACCGCGGCCGTCATCGGGCTGCTGGGCGCCGTTTTCGTGGTGAAAATCAAGGGCGTCAACTGACCCCGCAAAGGGCCGATAGTAAGGGTGGCTGACGAATTAGGGCACAGACCTGTGCCGTATAGTTGAACCGGCTGCAGGGCGGTACGGAAGTGGGGGCGCTCCTGGCCGCAGCCGCTACAACACAACCCGGAATGCTGATGCCCCAGACTCTTTCAGACCATCCGCCCATGGCCGCCCGGCCTTCCGCTCCGCGCCAGCGCCTCCGCTACGCACGGATCCTGGAGACCGCTGCCGGGTTTGCCCGCACGGGACTTGAGGCCGTGGAACTCTCCCAGGTCGCAGAAAAAGCTGACGTACCGCTGGGCACCCTCTACCGCTATTTTCCCTCCCCCACGCACCTGATGCTGGCGCTGTACCGGCAGCAGCTCGATGAGCTGCAGGCCGGGACCCGCGGCTCCTCCCCGCGCTTCCGCGGCCGGGCGCTGTCGGGCCTGCTGATGGAGATCTTCCATATGCGCGTTATGCAGCCCGCGGTGGAGCAGTGCCTCAGCCGGGGAGTTTACGTTCCGGAAAAGGACACCACCGAACTTTTGCGCGAGATCGACGCCCTCGCCGAGAAGCTCGTCGCCGATGCCTGCGGCGACGACGTGGGAGCGCGGGTCCTCCTGCTCACCGTCACTGGTCTGGTCCAGTCCGTCCGGAACCGCCGGCTTTCGCTTTTCGAGGCCGAAGAGGACCTCAAAAAGGCATGCGGACGGCTCTCTCCGGAGGCTGACACCAGATTCACAGTGACCAGATCCGCGTAACTGGTCTAGACCAGGAGGGCCATAAATACGCCATAATGCCGTGATCTGGACCACACAGAGCAAGGGTTAAACGCTTTACCCAGCCGTTTTGCTGTCAAGAGGGGCCAAACAGCGGTTCTTCGGTTGCCTACCATGGAGGCACAGGAGCGGCAGGGCGGAAACATCCCCGGCGTTCCCACGGACCCGCCACCCCTGGGTTTCCTGTCGCACTACTTTTCCCTGCTGGAGTCCACCCGGCCTCCAGCCCCATGTGCCGTGCGCCCACGGCGAGCACCAGGAGACAACGACGTGTCCATTGACGCAATCACAGCCACCGACAGTTCGGCAGCCACCGCCCTGACTGAGGACGAGATCTTCGGCGCCCATCAGGGCGGCAAGCTGTCCATCACCAGCACCGTGCCGCTGTCCAACAAGCGGGACCTGTCCATCGCCTACACCCCGGGCGTGGCCGAGGTCAGCCGTGCCATCCACGCCAAGCCTGAGTTGGCCCGCACCCTGACCTGGGCCGAGCGCCTGGTGGTCGTGGTCAGCGACGGCACGGCGGTCCTGGGCCTTGGCAACATCGGCGCGAGCGCCTCGCTGCCCGTCATGGAGGGCAAGTCCGCCCTCTTCAAGACCTTCGGTGATCTCGACTCCATCCCGCTGGTCCTCAACACCACCGATGTTGACGAGATCGTGGAAACCTTGGTCCGCCTGCGCCCCAGCTTTGGCGCGGTGAACCTTGAGGACATCTCCGCCCCGCGCTGCTTCGAGCTCGAGGAAAAGCTGATCGAAGCCCTTGATTGCCCCGTCATGCACGACGACCAGCACGGCACCGCCGTGGTTGCCCTCGCGGCGCTGACCAACGCCGCCAAGGTGACCGGCCGCAGCCTGGAGGGGCTGAAGGTGGTGGTGTCCGGCGCAGGCGCGGCGGGAATCGCCGTCGCCGAAATCCTGCTGGCGGCCGGCATCGGCGACGTGGTCCTGCTCGACTCGCGCGGGGTCATCAACAGCAGCCGTCCGGACCTCGCAGCCGACGCCACGAGCAAGAAGGCGGACATTGCCGGCCGCAGCAATCCCCGCGGTATTTCCGGCGGTCCCGCCGAGGCGCTGGCCGGGGCCGACGTCTTCATCGGCGTCTCCTCCTCCAAGCTGGACGAGGCGCACCTGGCCACGATGAACCAGGACGCCATCGTGTTCGCCCTGTCCAACCCGGACCCCGAGGTCCTGCCCGAGGTGGCAGTGAAGTACGCCGCGGTAGTGGCTACCGGCCGCAGCGACTTCCCCAACCAGATCAACAACGTCCTGGCGTTCCCCGGCATCTTCCGCGGCGCGCTCGACGCCGGTGCCCGCCGGATCACTCCGGCCATGAAGCTTGCCGCGGCCCGCGCCATCGCCGAACTCGCGGCCGAGGACCTTTCGGCCGAGTACATCGTGCCCAGCCCGCTGGACCCGCGCGTGGCGCCGGCCGTCACCGCGGCAGTGGCCGCGGCGGTGGAGGCGGAGTAGGGCTTCTTCCTGCAGGAAACCACGACGGCGGCGCCTCCTTTGCGGCAGGAGGCGCCGCCGTCGGGCGTTTAGCAGGCCCCTAGACTGGGGACCATGAACTCCGAGACCGTGGTGACCATCCTGTGCGGCCTGGCGATCCTGGTGGGGGTGGCGGGCACCATCATTCCCGTCCTG harbors:
- the rraA gene encoding ribonuclease E activity regulator RraA, which codes for MSAPIPAEGTAVNTADLYDERGDELASVSLQFQSLGGRTHFSGPVRTIRCFQDNALVKSTLGSPGNGAVLVVDGGGSLGTALMGDMIAESAVANGWAGVVINGAIRDRAAVAQLDLGVKALGSNPKKSLKAGAGEVDVDVVIDGVTFRPGATVWCDPDGILVEP
- a CDS encoding NAD(P)-dependent malic enzyme, producing the protein MSIDAITATDSSAATALTEDEIFGAHQGGKLSITSTVPLSNKRDLSIAYTPGVAEVSRAIHAKPELARTLTWAERLVVVVSDGTAVLGLGNIGASASLPVMEGKSALFKTFGDLDSIPLVLNTTDVDEIVETLVRLRPSFGAVNLEDISAPRCFELEEKLIEALDCPVMHDDQHGTAVVALAALTNAAKVTGRSLEGLKVVVSGAGAAGIAVAEILLAAGIGDVVLLDSRGVINSSRPDLAADATSKKADIAGRSNPRGISGGPAEALAGADVFIGVSSSKLDEAHLATMNQDAIVFALSNPDPEVLPEVAVKYAAVVATGRSDFPNQINNVLAFPGIFRGALDAGARRITPAMKLAAARAIAELAAEDLSAEYIVPSPLDPRVAPAVTAAVAAAVEAE
- a CDS encoding MFS transporter produces the protein MSLSNTPVPPDLPRATTAALAEPMQKVTARWVTGLVLVNVGINAAFFGPINIFIAQQATGIDEANKEAIASLVLGCGAAVSLVANPLFGALSDRTVSGFGRRSPWVLAGAILAAAALLALSGATAVALMVLFWCLVQLGANAAYAAITAAIPDRVPVLQRGGVGGLAALGQTAGILLGAVFGAVVSGNFMVGYTLCAAALLFSVLPYLFHRNDPPLPRELRPPFAWGHFLRGFWISPVRHPDFAWAWLTRFLVNVCNQLTIVYLIFFLTDVIKHENPALGVLTLTGIYAVLVMITAVVAGPWSDRVGKRKPFVIASSAMIAMAGLTMALFPVWTGALIGAGILGIGYGAYQAVDFALLTQVLPQAADRGKDMGVINVAASLPQVFATGLAFLAVTKFGGYGTLFTTAAVIGLLGAVFVVKIKGVN
- a CDS encoding TetR/AcrR family transcriptional regulator, coding for MPQTLSDHPPMAARPSAPRQRLRYARILETAAGFARTGLEAVELSQVAEKADVPLGTLYRYFPSPTHLMLALYRQQLDELQAGTRGSSPRFRGRALSGLLMEIFHMRVMQPAVEQCLSRGVYVPEKDTTELLREIDALAEKLVADACGDDVGARVLLLTVTGLVQSVRNRRLSLFEAEEDLKKACGRLSPEADTRFTVTRSA